TGCCACCGGCGCCGACGACTACATCGTAAAGCCCTTTTCGGTGCCGGAATTGCTGGCACGGGTGAAGGGTCTGTTGCGGCGCGCCAGCCCGGAGCGGCTCGCCACCGTGCTGACGTACGGCGATATCGAACTCGACCGCGAGAAACGCCGCGTCGCCCGCTCCGGCCGCCAGATCGATCTCGGCCCGACCGAGTATCGCCTGCTGGAATTCTTCCTGGAGCATCCCGGCCGTGTGTTCTCGCGCGAGCAGTTGCTCGACAGCGTCTGGGGCCGCGACATCTATATCGACGAACGCACCGTCGACGTGCACATCGGCCGCCTGCGCAAGCTGCTCAATCCCGGCCGCGAGCAGGATCCGATCCGCACCGTGCGCGGCGCCGGCTACGCGCTGGACGATCGCTTTGCGAAGGCGGAGTCGTAACTACTGTCGTCCCGGCCTTGAGCTGGGACCGATACCCGCCGATGTTGATTGTCTAACAGAGCTGGAGCTTCAGCTCGGCATAACCACGCACGTCTGTGGTTATGGGTCCCGGCGCCTGTGCGCAATAGGCCGGGACGACGGCGGATATAGTCCGCTCAATTCACGACACAGATAGCATCGCGTAAGTTTACCTGGTCGGCTTCGGCGCCGGGCGGCGGCGATCGGAGGCCGGCTGATAGGCGACGCGCGAGTGATGCGCGCAGTAGGGCAGGCCGGAGAGCGCCTTGCCGCCGCAGAAGAAGAAGTCCGAACTCGAGGGATCGCCGACCGGCCAGTGGCAGGTGGCCTCGTTCAATTCCAGCAGCGACAGCCGCTGGCTCATCGGCACGACGTTGTCGTAGGAGATCGGATCCGGCTCCATCTCGACTTCGAAGGCATGGGCGAGCGCAGTGTTGCCGCGCGAGACCGGACGCGCCACCCGCATCATGTGCTGGGCGGGCCGGGCCTTGCGCTGGCGCGGGGCGGCCGAGGAGGGGCTCTTGGCGCGGCCGGACAGACCGAGCCGGTGCACCTTGCCGATCACGGCATTTCGCGTCACATTCCCAAGTTCCGCGGCGATCTGGCTGGCGGACAGGCCGCCTTCCCAGAGCTTCTTAAGCTGCTCGACGCGATCGTCGGACCAGGTCAATACGGTCATCGAATTCTTCCCTTCGCTTCGCGCGGGCCAACCGGGGGCAGCGCTGGCGATGCCAAATCTCCAAAATCCCTGCGGTCAGAATCCCTTAGCCCTCGCCGGGCGCGAAAGTCGCGCCCGAACGTGTACGCTGAACACATGGACTCAAGAGGATCAGAACTGCCGCACGAGATGTCGTACCCGACAGCCCAGACGCTACAATATGGCGTGACTCTGGCGCAAGAGTCCGCAGCTAAGCGTCCACATGTTCCGACATCTAGGCATTGCAATGCGTGTTTTCCACCACACCGGAAATGTACGGATTGCCTTTTATCGCAGTGCAGGAAGGCGGCTGGAGCATGATCCGGAAAAGTGGACACCGGTTTTCCGAGAAGATCATGCTCAAACAAGAAGGTGAACGAGCCTGCGAAGCAGGCTCTACGGCGTGTTGACACGTTCCGTCGCCAGCATAGAATGCCCTGACGTGCCGCCCCAAAAGGCGGCACGTTTTGTTTTCGGGTGGCCGGTGGTTGCGTGCGCGAAGGCTCGCGCACCCTGGCAGCTCGCAAACGGACTGCTCTCAAACCTCAAGTGATCGCCATGACCCATAGCGCCGCGTCGCATCTGCTCCCCGTATTCGCCAGGGTCGACCTTGGCTTCGAACGCGGCGAGGGCGCCTGGCTGGTCGCCACCAACGGCGATCGCTATCTCGACTTCACCTCGGGCGTCGCGGTCAATGCGCTGGGCCACGCCCATCCGCAACTGGTCGCAGCGCTGCAGGAACAGGCCACGAAACTGTGGCACATGTCGAACCTGTTCAAGTCGCCCGACGGCGACAAGCTCGCCGCGCGGCTGTGCGAGCAGAGCTTTGCCGACTATGTGTTCTTCTGCAATTCCGGCGCCGAGGCGATGGAATGCGTGATCAAGGTGACGCGCAAGTATCAGGCCGCCAAGGGTCATCCCGAGCGCTATCGCATCATCACTTTCGAAGGCGCGTTCCATGGCCGCACGCTGGCGACCTTGGCCGCGACCGGCTCCGCCAAATATCTCGAGGGTTTTGGGCCGCCGATGGACGGCTTCGACCAGGTGCCGCATGGCGATCTCGAAGCGGTGAAGAAGGCGATCGGCCCGCACACCGCCGGCATCCTGATCGAGCCGGTGCAGGGCGAGGGCGGCGTGCGCTCGGCGCCGAACGCGTTCTTCAAGGGCTTGCGCGAATTGTGCGACAAGCACGGCCTGCTGCTGGCGTTCGACGAGGTGCAGACCGGCATGGGCCGCACCGGCGATCTGTTCGCCTACAAGCGCCTCGGCGTCACCCCCGACGTGATGTCGCTGGCGAAAGCGCTCGGCGGCGGTTTCCCGATCGGGGCGTGCCTGGCGACCGCGGAAGCCGCGTCCGGCATGACGCCGGGCTCGCATGGCTCGACCTTCGGCGGCAACCCGCTGGCGATCGCGGCCGCCAACGCCGTGCTCGACGTGATGCTGAAGCCCGGCTTCTTCGACCACGTGCGGAAGATGTCGCTGCTGTTGAAACAGAAACTGGCCTCGGTGGTCGATCGCTATCCGAACGTGCTGTCGGAAGTGCGCGGCGAGGGGCTCCTGGTCGGCGTCAAGGCCGTGGTGCCCTCGGGCGATCTCGTCAATGCGTTGCGTGATCAAAAGCTGCTCACCGTCGGCGCCGGCGACAATGTGGTGCGCTTCCTCGCGCCCCTGATCGTGAACGAGGCCGAGATCGAGCAGTCCGTGCAAATGCTCGAGCGCGCCTGCATCGCGCTGTCAGGGGCACCGTTGAAGAAGGCGGCGGGGTAATGAGCAAGCCCGTCCGTCACTTTCTCGACATCAGCGAACTGCCGCTTCAAGAGCTGCGCAACATACTCGACGCCGGCGCCGCCATGAAGGCGAAGCTGAAGGCGCATGAAAAGGTCAACAAGCCGCTCGAAGGCAAGACGCTGGCGATGATCTTCGAACGGCCGTCGACCCGGACGCGGGTGTCGTTCGACGTCGGCATGCGCCAGCTCGGCGGCGAGTCCATCATGCTGACCGGCGCGGAGATGCAGCTCGGCCGCGGCGAGACCATCGCCGACACCGCGCGCGTGCTGTCGCGCTATGTCGATGCGATCATGATCCGCATCCTCAATCACGAGGCGCTGCTGGAACTGGCCGCCTACGCCACCGTGCCCGTCATCAATGGGCTGACGCGGCGTTCGCATCCCTGCCAGGTGATGGCCGATCTGATGACGTTCGAGGAGCATCGCGGGCCGATCGAGGGCCGCACCGTGGCCTGGACCGGCGACGACAACAACGTGCTGGCTTCCTGGGCGCATGCGGCCGAGCGTTTCAAGTTCCAGCTCAATGTCGCCACCCCGCCGCAGTTCGCGCCGAACAAGGCGATGAAGGACTGGATCAAGGCCACCCAAGCCCCGATCGTGCTCGGCGCCGATCCGGAAGAAGCCGTGCGCGGCGCCGATTGCGTCGTCACCGATACCTGGGTGTCGATGGGCGACAAGGAAGGCGAACATCGTCACAACGTGCTGAAGCCCTATCAGGTCAATGCCAAGCTGATGTCGCTGGCGAAGAAGGACGCGATTTTCATGCACTGCCTGCCGGCCCATCGCGGCGAGGAAGTTACCGACGAGGTGATCGACGGCCCGCAATCGGTGGTGTTCGACGAAGCCGAAAACCGCCTGCATGCGCAAAAAGGCATTCTGGCCTGGTGCTTCGGCGCCGTGGCGTAAAGAGCTCCGGGAAGCCAAAATTTCGTCATGCCCGGGCAGTAGCGCGAAGCGCGTCTTCGCGCTAGGTGTCCCGGGCATCCACGTCTTCAAAACTATCGGCAAGCAAGGCGTGGATGGCCGGAACAAGTCCGGCCATGACGCCGAGAGACCTTTCTTTCCGCCCCCGCCGACCCCAGATAGAGCGCCATGTCACAATCCCCCGATACGAAAATCACGGCCGAGGCCCCTATCCGCGCGCCGTCCTCGGTTCCCGTTGACGATGCGGTGCTGCCGTTCGAGGTCAGTGCGCTCGACCTGCGTGGCCGGCTCACCCGAATGGGCCCCGCGCTCGACGACATCCTGACCAAGCACGATTATCCCGCCCCGGTCGGCAAGCTGCTGGGCGAGGCGATCGTGCTGGCGACGCTCTTGGGCTCCTCCCTGAAGTTCGAAGGCCGCTTCATCCTGCAGACCCAGACCGACGGTCCGGTGTCGTTCCTGATCGTGGATTTCCAGGCCCCCGATCGCCTGCGCGCCTATGCGCGCTACGACGCGACGCGGCTGAAGGACGGCCAGGATTCAGGCGCCTTGCTCGGCAAGGGCCATCTGGCGATGACCGTCGACCAGGGCCCGGACATGAGCCGCTATCAGGGCATGGTGGCGCTTGACGGCGGCAATCTCGAAGACGCCGCCCACGAATATTTTCTGCGCTCCGAGCAGATCCCGACCCGCGTGCGGCTCGCTGTCGGCGAAGAATGGCGTGGCGGCGGCGAAGGCCCGAAGCATCGCTGGCGCGCCGGCGGCATGCTGCTGCAGTTTCTGCCGAAGGCGCCGGAGCGGGCGCGGCCGGCGGATCTCGATCCCGGCGACGTCCCGGACGGCGTGGCGAAGCACGAGATCGAGGAGGACGACGCCTGGGTCGAAGGCCAGTCGCTGATCGCAACCGTCGAGGACGTCGAGCTGATCGATCCCGATCTGTCCGGCGAGCGGCTGCTGTATCGGCTGTTCCACGAACGCGGCGTGCGGGTGTTTCCGCCGTTGCCGCTGCGCGCGCAATGCTCCTGCTCGCGCGATGCGGTCTCGGCGATGCTGAAAAGTTTTGCCGCGAAGGACCGCGCCGAGATGGTCAAGGACAACAAGGTGATCGTGACCTGCGAGTTCTGCTCGTCGGTCTACGAATTCACGCCGCAGGAAGCGGGCGTGGAGGAGTAGCGGCGCAACGATTTTGCCCGACGGGTAAATCACGTCAGCTAGCGACAAATTGGCACGACGATTTTGAGGGCAAGGTTTCCAGCAAAACTTCGGGCAAATCATGCTGCGAGAATGAGAAGTCGTATCTATCCGCCGTCATTCCGGGGCGCGCGAAGCGTGAACCTCAGGGGTGCAATTGCACCCCGGGGAATCTCGAGCTTCCGGGTTCGATGCTGTCGCATCGCCCCGGAATGACATCGATAGAGACCGGTGCTTCCGCGTCATTGCGAGCGAAGCGAAGCAATCCATCTCACCACATAAAGAAAGAATGGATTGCTTCGCTTCGCTCGCAATGACGGTGAGGAGTCGAGCGGTCCAGCCACACTTGTCATCGTCCGGCTTGCCGCCTTCGCGGAGTATGACGACGGTGGGTGGAACGGCGGGCGAGCTCCCAATCCTAATTCAGCACCCGCTTGCTGTCCGGACTGTCCAGCGAGAACGTCGGCACGT
The Bradyrhizobium sp. KBS0727 genome window above contains:
- the phoB gene encoding phosphate regulon transcriptional regulator PhoB — its product is MNARILVVEDEEALTTLLRYNLDAEGYDVETVGRGDDADTRLKERVPDLIVLDWMLPGLSGIELCRRLRARPETKQLPIIMLTARGEESERVRGLATGADDYIVKPFSVPELLARVKGLLRRASPERLATVLTYGDIELDREKRRVARSGRQIDLGPTEYRLLEFFLEHPGRVFSREQLLDSVWGRDIYIDERTVDVHIGRLRKLLNPGREQDPIRTVRGAGYALDDRFAKAES
- a CDS encoding GcrA family cell cycle regulator — translated: MTVLTWSDDRVEQLKKLWEGGLSASQIAAELGNVTRNAVIGKVHRLGLSGRAKSPSSAAPRQRKARPAQHMMRVARPVSRGNTALAHAFEVEMEPDPISYDNVVPMSQRLSLLELNEATCHWPVGDPSSSDFFFCGGKALSGLPYCAHHSRVAYQPASDRRRPAPKPTR
- a CDS encoding aspartate aminotransferase family protein, which translates into the protein MTHSAASHLLPVFARVDLGFERGEGAWLVATNGDRYLDFTSGVAVNALGHAHPQLVAALQEQATKLWHMSNLFKSPDGDKLAARLCEQSFADYVFFCNSGAEAMECVIKVTRKYQAAKGHPERYRIITFEGAFHGRTLATLAATGSAKYLEGFGPPMDGFDQVPHGDLEAVKKAIGPHTAGILIEPVQGEGGVRSAPNAFFKGLRELCDKHGLLLAFDEVQTGMGRTGDLFAYKRLGVTPDVMSLAKALGGGFPIGACLATAEAASGMTPGSHGSTFGGNPLAIAAANAVLDVMLKPGFFDHVRKMSLLLKQKLASVVDRYPNVLSEVRGEGLLVGVKAVVPSGDLVNALRDQKLLTVGAGDNVVRFLAPLIVNEAEIEQSVQMLERACIALSGAPLKKAAG
- the argF gene encoding ornithine carbamoyltransferase: MSKPVRHFLDISELPLQELRNILDAGAAMKAKLKAHEKVNKPLEGKTLAMIFERPSTRTRVSFDVGMRQLGGESIMLTGAEMQLGRGETIADTARVLSRYVDAIMIRILNHEALLELAAYATVPVINGLTRRSHPCQVMADLMTFEEHRGPIEGRTVAWTGDDNNVLASWAHAAERFKFQLNVATPPQFAPNKAMKDWIKATQAPIVLGADPEEAVRGADCVVTDTWVSMGDKEGEHRHNVLKPYQVNAKLMSLAKKDAIFMHCLPAHRGEEVTDEVIDGPQSVVFDEAENRLHAQKGILAWCFGAVA
- a CDS encoding Hsp33 family molecular chaperone encodes the protein MSQSPDTKITAEAPIRAPSSVPVDDAVLPFEVSALDLRGRLTRMGPALDDILTKHDYPAPVGKLLGEAIVLATLLGSSLKFEGRFILQTQTDGPVSFLIVDFQAPDRLRAYARYDATRLKDGQDSGALLGKGHLAMTVDQGPDMSRYQGMVALDGGNLEDAAHEYFLRSEQIPTRVRLAVGEEWRGGGEGPKHRWRAGGMLLQFLPKAPERARPADLDPGDVPDGVAKHEIEEDDAWVEGQSLIATVEDVELIDPDLSGERLLYRLFHERGVRVFPPLPLRAQCSCSRDAVSAMLKSFAAKDRAEMVKDNKVIVTCEFCSSVYEFTPQEAGVEE